A genomic window from Triticum urartu cultivar G1812 chromosome 7, Tu2.1, whole genome shotgun sequence includes:
- the LOC125520902 gene encoding phosphoenolpyruvate carboxylase 1-like → MSSSSAAPMERHHSIDAQLRLLAPGKVSEDDKLVEYDALLVDRFLDILQDLHGPHLREFVQDCYEVAAEYEGDRDAARLDELGGRLTGLAPADSIVVASSFSHMLNLANLAEEVQIANRRRNKLKRGDFADEASATTESDIEETLKRLVSDLGKTREEVFDALKNQTVDLVFTAHPTQSIRRSLLQKHGRIRNCLRQLYAKDITADDKQELDEALQREIQAAFRTDEIRRTQPTPQDEMRAGMSYFHETIWKGVPKFLRRVDTALKNIGIDERLPYNAPLIQFSSWMGGDRDGNPRVTPEVTRDVCLLARMMAANLHFSQIEELMFELSMWRCNDELRVRAEELHRASKKAEKHYIEFWKQVPPTEPYRVILGYVRDKLYYTRERSRHLLTSGTSDIPADSTFTDVEQFLEPLELCYRSLCDCGDKTVADGSLLDFLRQVSTFGLSLVKLDIRQESDRHTDALDAITAHLGIGSYRSWPEEKRQEWLLSELRGRRPLFGGDLPMTEEVADVLGTFRVLAELPPDCFGAYIISMATAPSDVLAVELLQRECHVGHPLRVVPLFEKLADLEAAPAAVARLFSIDWYMDRIGGKQEVMIGYSDSGKDAGRLSAAWQLYKAQEELVKVAKQYGVKLTMFHGRGGTVGRGGGPTHLAILSQPPETVNGSLRVTVQGEVIEHSFGEEHLCFRTLQRFTAATLEHGMHPPVSPKPEWRALMDEMAVVATEEYRAMVFKEPRFVEYFRSATPETEYGRMNIGSRPSKRKPSSGIETLRAIPWIFAWTQTRFHLPVWLGFGAAFKHIMQKDIRNVQALREMYNEWPFFRVTLDLLEMVFAKGDPGIAALYDELLVADELKPLGEQLRSNFEDTKKLLVQVAGHRDVLEDDPYLKQRLRLRDPYITTLNVCQAYTLKRIRDPSFQVTAQPPLSKEFADENQPASLVKLNAASEYAPGLEDTLILTMKGIAAGMQNTG, encoded by the exons ATGTCGTCATCCTCAGCGGCTCCCATGGAGCGGCACCACTCCATCGACGCGCAGCTCCGCCTCCTCGCCCCCGGCAAGGTCTCAGAGGACGACAAGCTCGTCGAGTACGACGCCCTCCTCGTCGACCGCTTCCTCGACATCCTCCAGGACCTCCACGGCCCACACCTCCGCGAGTTC GTGCAGGACTGCTACGAGGTGGCGGCGGAGTACGAGGGCGACCGCGACGCGGCGCGGCTGGACGAGCTCGGCGGCAGGCTCACGGGGCTGGCCCCGGCCGACTCCATCGTCGTGGCCAGCTCCTTCTCCCACATGCTCAACCTGGCCAACCTCGCCGAGGAGGTGCAGATCGCGAACCGCCGcaggaacaagctcaagcgcgGGGACTTCGCGGACGAGGCCTCCGCCACCACCGAGTCGGACATCGAGGAGACGCTCAAGCGGCTGGTGTCCGACCTGGGCAAGACCCGCGAGGAGGTGTTCGACGCGCTCAAGAACCAGACCGTCGACCTCGTCTTCACCGCCCACCCCACGCAGTCCATCCGGCGGTCGCTCCTCCAGAAGCACGGCAG GATACGGAATTGCCTGAGGCAGCTGTACGCCAAGGACATCACCGCCGACGACAAGCAAGAGCTCGACGAGGCTCTTCAGAGAGAG ATTCAAGCTGCTTTCCGAACTGACGAAATCCGGAGAACACAGCCTACTCCACAGGATGAAATGCGTGCCGGGATGAGTTACTTCCATGAAACAATATGGAAGGGTGTACCCAAGTTCCTACGCCGTGTGGACACAGCTCTTAAGAATATTGGAATCGACGAGCGACTTCCATACAATGCTCCTCTAATTCAGTTCTCTTCTTGGATGGGTGGTGACCGCGATG GAAACCCCAGAGTCACACCGGAGGTGACAAGGGATGTATGCCTGTTGGCCAGAATGATGGCTGCTAACTTGCACTTCTCACAGATTGAAGAGCTCATGTTCGAG CTCTCCATGTGGCGATGCAACGATGAACTTCGTGTCCGCGCTGAGGAACTACACCGCGCTTCAAAGAAAGCTGAAAAACATTACATAG AGTTCTGGAAGCAAGTTCCCCCAACTGAACCTTACCGTGTGATACTGGGCTATGTGCGGGACAAACTGTACTACACGCGCGAACGTTCCCGCCATCTTCTCACCAGTGGAACTTCTGACATCCCCGCGGACTCCACCTTCACCGATGTCGAGCAG TTTCTGGAGCCCCTCGAGCTGTGCTACCGGTCACTGTGCGATTGCGGCGACAAGACCGTCGCCGACGGGAGCCTCCTCGACTTCCTGCGCCAGGTGTCCACCTTCGGCCTGTCCCTCGTCAAGCTCGACATCCGGCAGGAGTCGGACCGGCACACCGACGCGCTGGACGCGATCACCGCGCACCTCGGCATCGGCTCGTACCGCTCGTGGCCCGAGGAGAAGCGGCAGGAGTGGCTGCTGTCGGAGCTGAGGGGCAGGCGCCCGCTGTTCGGCGGCGACCTCCCCATGACCGAGGAGGTGGCCGACGTCCTCGGCACGTTCCGCGTCCTCGCCGAGCTCCCGCCGGACTGCTTCGGCGCCTACATCATCTCCATGGCCACGGCGCCGTCCGACGTGCTCGCCGTCGAGCTCCTCCAGCGGGAGTGCCACGTGGGGCACCCCCTCCGGGTGGTGCCGCTGTTCGAGAAGCTGGCCGACCTGGAGGCGGCCCCCGCGGCCGTCGCGCGGCTGTTCTCGATCGACTGGTACATGGACCGGAtcggcggcaagcaggaggtcATGATCGGCTACTCCGACTCCGGCAAGGACGCCGGCCGCCTGTCGGCGGCGTGGCAGCTGTACAAGGCGCAGGAGGAGCTGGTCAAGGTGGCGAAGCAGTACGGGGTGAAGCTGACCATGTTCCACGGGCGGGGCGGCACGGTCGGCAGGGGCGGCGGGCCGACCCACCTGGCCATACTGTCCCAGCCGCCGGAGACGGTGAACGGGTCGCTCCGCGTGACGGTGCAGGGCGAGGTGATCGAGCACTCGTTCGGCGAGGAGCACCTCTGCTTCCGGACTCTGCAGCGGTTCACGGCGGCCACCCTGGAGCACGGCATGCACCCGCCGGTCTCCCCCAAGCCCGAGTGGCGCGCGCTCATGGACGAGATGGCCGTCGTGGCCACCGAGGAGTACCGCGCCATGGTCTTCAAAGAACCACGATTCGTCGAGTACTTCAGATCG GCGACACCTGAGACAGAGTACGGCAGGATGAACATCGGCAGCCGGCCGTCGAAGAGGAAGCCGAGCAGCGGCATCGAGACGCTGCGCGCCATCCCGTGGATCTTCGCCTGGACGCAGACGAGGTTCCACCTGCCCGTGTGGCTCGGGTTCGGCGCCGCGTTCAAGCACATCATGCAAAAGGACATCAGGAACGTCCAGGCTCTCAGGGAGATGTACAACGAGTGGCCCTTCTTCAGGGTCACGCTGGACCTTCTGGAGATGGTGTTCGCCAAGGGAGACCCCGGCATCGCCGCGCTCTACGACGAGCTGCTCGTCGCCGACGAGCTCAAGCCCCTCGGGGAGCAGCTGAGGAGCAACTTCGAGGACACCAAGAAGCTGCTCGTCCAG GTTGCTGGACATAGGGACGTGCTTGAAGACGACCCGTACCTGAAGCAGCGTCTGCGGCTGCGCGACCCGTACATCACCACCCTCAACGTGTGCCAGGCCTACACGCTGAAGCGGATCAGGGACCCCAGCTTCCAGGTGACGGCGCAGCCGCCGCTGTCCAAGGAGTTCGCCGACGAGAACCAGCCGGCGTCGCTGGTGAAGCTCAACGCGGCGAGCGAGTACGCGCCGGGGCTGGAGGACACGCTCATCCTCACCATGAAGGGCATCGCCGCCGGCATGCAGAACACGGGCTAG